Proteins from a genomic interval of Physeter macrocephalus isolate SW-GA chromosome 21, ASM283717v5, whole genome shotgun sequence:
- the ZNF711 gene encoding zinc finger protein 711 isoform X2: MKNHPDHLMRKKYQCTDCDFTTNKKVSFHNHLESHKLINKVDKTHEFTEYTRRYREASPLSSNKLILRDKEPKMHKCKYCDYETAEQGLLNRHLLAVHSKNFPHVCVECGKGFRHPSELKKHMRTHTGEKPYQCQYCVFRCADQSNLKTHIKSKHGNNLPYKCEHCPQAFGDERELQRHLDLFQGHKTHQCPHCDHKSTNSSDLKRHIISVHTKDFPHKCEVCDKGFHRPSELKKHSDIHKGRKIHQCRHCDFKTSDPFILSGHILSVHTKDQSLKCKRCKRAFRQQNELKKHMKTHTGRKIYQCEYCEYSTTDASGFKRHVISIHTKDYPHRCEFCKKGFRRPSEKNQHIMRHHKEALM; encoded by the coding sequence ATGAAGAATCATCCTGATCatttgatgagaaaaaaatatcagtgtACAGATTGTGACTTTACAACTAACAAGAAAGTGAGTTTCCATAACCACTTAGAAAGCCATAAGCTTATAAACAAAGTTGACAAAACCCATGAATTTACAGAATACACACGAAGATACAGAGAGGCTAGTCCATTGAGTTCAAATAAACTTATATTAAGAGACAAGGAGCCGAAGATGCACAAGTGCAAATACTGCGACTATGAAACTGCAGAACAAGGACTGTTAAACCGACATTTACTGGCTGTTCACAGCAAGAATTTTCCTCATGTTTGTGTTGAGTGTGGGAAGGGCTTTCGACATCCTTCTGAACTCAAGAAGCATATGAGAACCCATACTGGTGAGAAGCCATATCAATGTCAGTATTGTGTCTTCAGGTGTGCAGATCAATCAAATTTGAAAACTCACATTAAGTCTAAGCATGGTAACAATTTGCCATATAAATGTGAGCATTGTCCCCAAGCATTTGGTGATGAGAGGGAACTTCAACGCCATCTGGATTTGTTTCAAGGACATAAGACACACCAGTGTCCTCACTGTGACCATAAGAGCACCAACTCAAGTGACCTTAAGCGGCATATCATATCTGTCCACACTAAGGATTTTCCTCACAAATGTGAGGTCTGTGATAAAGGTTTCCATCGTCCTTCTGAGCTCAAAAAGCATAGTGATATCCATAAGGGTAGGAAGATTCATCAGTGCAGGCACTGTGACTTTAAAACATCAGATCCATTTATTCTTAGTGGTCATATCCTTTCAGTTCATACTAAGGATCAGTCATTGAAGTGTAAAAGGTGCAAAAGAGCGTTCAGACAACAAAATGAGCTCAAAAAGCATATGAAGACTCACACTGGAAGGAAGATTTACCAATGTGAGTATTGTGAATACAGCACTACAGATGCATCTGGCTTTAAACGACATGTGATATCAATACATACAAAAGACTATCCACACAGGTGTGAATTCTGCAAGAAAGGATTCCGAAGaccatcagaaaaaaatcagcatattATGAGGCACCACAAGGAGGCTCTTATGTAA